The segment TCCCCGCGCCTGCGGGGAACGCATCTTCAAGGATGTGCAGGACAAGGTCGGCGACGGTTCATCCCCGCGCCTGCGGGGAACGCTTCTGGAATTCAGTGGTCGATGACCCGGCAACCGGTTCATCCCCGCGCCTGCGGGGAACGCCTGAGTGGTGGCAGCCGGATTGTCACGTTCCGCGGTTCATCCCCGCGCCTGCGGGGAACGCATGATCTTGCGGTAGCCGTCCAGGGTCGACGCCGGTTCATCCCCGCGCCTGCGGGGAACGCACGAAACCTGACAGGTCAGTCCTGCTGCTCGGCGGTTCATCCCCGCGCCTGCGGGGAACGCGATCAAGTAGTCCAGCAGATCAAACACGGCATCGGTTCATCCCCGCGCCTGCGGGGAACGCTCAACCAGGAGGTGTACGGGCTGCCGGAGTGGCGGTTCATCCCCGCGCCTGCGGGGAACGCTCCTTGCCCTCCTCGTCCGGGCGGCCAAACAGCGGTTCATCCCCGCGCCTGCGGGGAACGCGGTGAATTTCGTGAGCGAACGGCGAACGGTGACGGTTCATCCCCGCGCCTGCGGGGAACGCATAATCAACGCTACATTAAATCGGCCCCGGAGCGGTTCATCCCCGCGCCTGCGGGGAACGCGGATGCCGCCACCGGGACCAGCACTGGGCGAACGGTTCATCCCCGCGCCTGCGGGGAACGCGAGCTGCTCGAGGAGGCCTTCCGCGACAGTTGCGGTTCATCCCCGCGCCTGCGGGGAACGCCAGCAAAGGATAGCGAATGGCTCAAGGATCGGCGGTTCATCCCCGCGCCTGCGGGGAACGCTGCCCGCTCATCAATGATTGGGTCCGGCCTGTTGGTTCATCCCCGCGCCTGCGGGGAACGCGTTTCCAGCCGGCTTCTCGCCACCAGAAGCGACGGTTCATCCCCGCGCCTGCGGGGAACGCGAAGACGACATCGACGGCAGCAAGGTCTGGGACGGTTCATCCCCGCGCCTGCGGGGAACGCGATCAGGCAGCGGATCAGGTCAAGCTCAATGTCGGTTCATCCCCGCGCCTGCGGGGAACGCGCCACGCGCACGGTACAGCACAGCGGCATGGGCGGTTCATCCCCGCGCCTGCGGGGAACGCGGAAACACGAACTCCGAAACCCTAGGCATCGACGGTTCATCCCCGCGCCTGCGGGGAACGCTCGGCGGTCACTGCGGCCTGAGACGCTTCAGCCGGTTCATCCCCGCGCCTGCGGGGAACGCCGCATCGCATCGCGCGAACGGGCAACCAGCGTCGGTTCATCCCCGCGCCTGCGGGGAACGCTTGCACAGCCAAATGCCAAACGGGGCTATGTGCGGTTCATCCCCGCGCCTGCGGGGAACGCGGCTGTATGCGCAGGCGGCTGTAGATCGTTTCCGGTTCATCCCCGCGCCTGCGGGGAACGCATCGCTCGTCAGGAACAGATGGGGACCTACAGCGGTTCATCCCCGCGCCTGCGGGGAACGCGATCAGTGCCGAAGAGTTCGGCGCCAACTGGCCGGTTCATCCCCGCGCCTGCGGGGAACGCGTGGCGCCGGTAGCGATGCCGTCGAGCTTCGTCGGTTCATCCCCGCGCCTGCGGGGAACGCGCCACAACCCCGCTACCCAACCTGACGACCGCCGGTTCATCCCCGCGCCTGCGGGGAACGCGGCACCTGGAACGTGATTGCGCAGGCGATGGGCGGTTCATCCCCGCGCCTGCGGGGAACGCGTCAATGGCAAGATCGCCGAGATTCGCCAGCGCGGTTCATCCCCGCGCCTGCGGGGAACGCTCTGAGCCAGCTCAACCGCCGCCAGCGCGATACGGTTCATCCCCGCGCCTGCGGGGAACGCTGGTATTGGGCAAGCGCGTAGACGCCCAACGGCGGTTCATCCCCGCGCCTGCGGGGAACGCTCGAGAAGTATTGCTCCCGTACTGGTGAGCGCCGGTTCATCCCCGCGCCTGCGGGGAACGCTTGGGGGAATCGCACGTGTGCTGCCAGGTGTACGGTTCATCCCCGCGCCTGCGGGGAACGCAAGCGCCTCGGGAATGCCCGCAATGCTCAGAACGGTTCATCCCCGCGCCTGCGGGGAACGCCAATCATGAGAACAACCCGGCGCGCTTATGCGCGGTTCATCCCCGCGCCTGCGGGGAACGCGCACCAATAAGCGCCGCCAGAATAACAAGCGGCGGTTCATCCCCGCGCCTGCGGGGAACGCAAATTAGAACGCGCAGAAACACAACGTCAAGTCGGTTCATCCCCGCGCCTGCGGGGAACGCAAGTCGGCCGGGGCTAACTCCAGTGGCGTCTGCGGTTCATCCCCGCGCCTGCGGGGAACGCCGCGCCGGACTCCATTCCGCTTTCCACCCATGCGGTTCATCCCCGCGCCTGCGGGGAACGCGCAGTGGCGATTCACCCAATCGCTCAGCATCGCGGTTCATCCCCGCGCCTGCGGGGAACGCCCTACCTTTGCGGCGCCGAGCGCTTGCAGAACCGGTTCATCCCCGCGCCTGCGGGGAACGCTAGCGGGCAGCTGATCTTCGTCATTCCGCACGCGGTTCATCCCCGCGCCTGCGGGGAACGCCAGCCGCAGCCCTGCTCAAACCGGACGGCCGCCGGTTCATCCCCGCGCCTGCGGGGAACGCACGGCCGTCTCTACCGGGTTCTCCATCTTTGGCGGTTCATCCCCGCGCCTGCGGGGAACGCGCCGACTCGAGGCGCTTCTGCTCGCTGGCCAACGGTTCATCCCCGCGCCTGCGGGGAACGCGCGGCGCTCCCAGCGCTCGAGGGCGCCGAGGCCGGTTCATCCCCGCGCCTGCGGGGAACGCACCAAACGTAACCGATTGTCCTACAAGAAGAAAATCGGCCACGAAAAATCTACCGAGTTCTTTTGTTAAAGATCAGGGGGTTGCGGCGGCTGGAAAGCGACCAATCTAAGGCCGTCGTAGTCGATGGGTTCGCGGTGGTTGGGGCCGAGCGTTTGGAAGTCGTAGCCGGATTCACTCTTGCTGGCCCAGGCCATGACGACATTGCCGTCCTCGAATCCGGCTTCGAGGTGCTGCCAGATCATCTCGCGGGTGCGCTTCGAGACATCGCCGATGTAGACACCTGCCCGGACTTCCAACAGCCAGATCGCCAGCCGCCCGCGCAGGCGCGGCGGTACGTTTTCGGTAACGACGACGAGAAAGGTCATTACTTCGCCCTGTGGCCGACGTCGCCGTGGCTGTCCGGATTGGGAATGGCCGGCGGAACGGATTCTGGCGGCGCTTCGGGCGGGTTGATGCCCCCAGCGGCGAGTACTTCCTCGATCAGCGGGATGATGCGGCCGAGCAGTTTGTCCGAGCGGAACAGGTCGCGGCATGCAATCCGCACCTCTCGTTCAGGCTCAGCCGGTGACTTGGCGGCGATGCGAAAAGCCAATGGCACCACGGTTTCAAATTTGAACAGGTCGGCAATGTCGTAGACGAACGACAGCGGCTTGCCGGTATGAATGAAGCCCACCGCTGGC is part of the Stutzerimonas balearica DSM 6083 genome and harbors:
- the cas2e gene encoding type I-E CRISPR-associated endoribonuclease Cas2e, with product MTFLVVVTENVPPRLRGRLAIWLLEVRAGVYIGDVSKRTREMIWQHLEAGFEDGNVVMAWASKSESGYDFQTLGPNHREPIDYDGLRLVAFQPPQPPDL